From the genome of Flavobacterium luteolum, one region includes:
- a CDS encoding 3'-5' exonuclease — protein MELKLNKPICFFDLETTGIDIGKDRIVEISIFKVFPNGNKESKTWLVNPTIPIPPQTTAVHGITDEKVANEPTFAELAPHIHNMIKDSDLGGFNSDRFDIPLLAEELLRAGVDFDMKNKVSVDVQTIFHKMEERTLSAALKFYCGKNLDNAHSAEADTMATYEILKAQLDRYPELENDMKSLSEFTTRKKIADFAGMIAFDKDDEEIFTFGKHKGAKVEKVLETEPGYFSWIQNADFPLYTKKVLTAIKLRKLNTK, from the coding sequence ATGGAATTAAAACTTAACAAGCCAATTTGCTTTTTTGATCTCGAAACAACGGGAATTGATATCGGTAAAGATAGAATCGTAGAAATTTCAATATTCAAGGTTTTTCCTAACGGAAACAAAGAAAGTAAAACCTGGCTGGTTAATCCAACAATTCCAATTCCTCCACAAACAACTGCAGTTCATGGCATAACAGACGAAAAAGTAGCCAACGAACCGACTTTTGCAGAACTTGCTCCGCATATTCATAATATGATAAAAGACAGTGATCTTGGCGGATTTAATTCAGATCGTTTTGATATTCCCCTTCTAGCGGAAGAACTGCTTCGTGCAGGAGTTGATTTTGATATGAAAAATAAAGTTTCTGTAGATGTGCAGACGATTTTTCATAAAATGGAAGAGCGTACATTAAGTGCTGCTTTGAAATTTTATTGTGGAAAAAATTTGGATAATGCACATTCGGCAGAAGCAGATACAATGGCTACTTACGAAATCTTGAAAGCGCAATTAGATCGTTATCCAGAATTAGAAAATGACATGAAATCTTTATCTGAGTTTACAACACGTAAAAAAATAGCAGATTTTGCCGGAATGATTGCTTTTGATAAAGATGACGAAGAAATTTTTACTTTTGGAAAACATAAAGGTGCAAAAGTAGAAAAGGTTCTAGAAACAGAGCCAGGATATTTCAGCTGGATCCAAAATGCTGATTTTCCTTTATATACCAAAAAAGT
- a CDS encoding dihydrolipoamide acetyltransferase family protein, with the protein MARFELKLPKMGESVAEATITNWLKEVGDKIEADEAVLEIATDKVDSEVPSEVSGILVEQLFGKDDLVQVGQAIAIIETEGGETAAPEAVNAVQETAAPAEVAEIEKTIESVKETVTSQDFSGSDKFFSPLVKNIAKEEGLSLNELENIAGSGKDGRVTKEDILKYVEARKSGAVQVPQAVETAPKVTVETPKAEAPKAVEPAVQKSQQAVPVSVNGADEIVEMDRMRKLISGYMTASVQTSAHVQSFIEVDVTNIVKWRDKVKTAFEKREGEKLTFTPIMMEAVAKALKDFPGMNISVDGDYIIKKKNINLGMAAALPNGNLIVPVIKNADQLNLVGMAKAVNDLGNRAKAGKLKPDDTQGGTYTVTNVGTFGSVFGTPIINQPQVGILALGAIRKVPAVIETPEGDFIGIRQKMFLSHSYDHRVVDGALGGSFVKRVAEYLEAFDVDRDF; encoded by the coding sequence ATGGCAAGATTTGAATTAAAACTTCCTAAAATGGGAGAAAGTGTCGCTGAAGCAACCATAACAAACTGGTTGAAAGAGGTTGGAGACAAAATTGAGGCTGATGAAGCCGTACTCGAAATTGCAACAGATAAAGTTGACAGCGAAGTGCCTAGTGAAGTATCAGGAATTTTAGTTGAGCAATTGTTTGGTAAAGATGATTTAGTGCAAGTAGGGCAGGCTATTGCCATTATTGAAACTGAAGGAGGAGAAACAGCAGCTCCAGAAGCTGTAAATGCGGTTCAAGAAACTGCCGCTCCTGCAGAAGTCGCTGAAATCGAAAAAACAATCGAATCGGTTAAAGAAACGGTAACTTCTCAAGATTTTTCAGGATCAGATAAATTCTTTTCTCCATTAGTAAAAAATATTGCAAAAGAAGAAGGTCTTTCTTTAAACGAACTTGAAAATATTGCAGGTTCTGGAAAAGACGGACGTGTGACTAAAGAAGATATTCTAAAATATGTAGAAGCTCGTAAATCGGGTGCTGTTCAAGTTCCTCAAGCGGTTGAAACAGCTCCAAAAGTAACTGTTGAAACTCCGAAAGCTGAAGCGCCAAAAGCTGTTGAGCCAGCTGTTCAAAAAAGCCAGCAAGCGGTTCCAGTTTCTGTAAACGGTGCTGACGAGATTGTTGAAATGGACAGAATGCGTAAACTGATTTCTGGTTATATGACCGCTTCGGTTCAGACTTCTGCTCACGTACAATCTTTTATTGAGGTTGATGTAACGAATATTGTAAAATGGAGAGATAAAGTAAAAACAGCTTTCGAAAAAAGAGAGGGCGAGAAATTGACTTTTACTCCGATTATGATGGAAGCGGTTGCAAAAGCTTTAAAAGATTTTCCTGGAATGAATATTTCTGTTGACGGAGATTATATCATTAAAAAGAAAAATATCAATTTAGGAATGGCGGCAGCATTGCCAAACGGAAATTTAATTGTTCCCGTAATTAAAAATGCAGATCAGTTGAATTTGGTTGGAATGGCAAAAGCGGTTAACGATTTAGGAAACCGTGCAAAAGCTGGAAAACTAAAGCCAGACGATACGCAAGGCGGAACATACACCGTTACAAACGTTGGTACTTTTGGCAGTGTATTCGGAACGCCAATTATCAATCAGCCACAAGTTGGTATTCTAGCGCTTGGCGCAATTCGTAAAGTGCCTGCGGTTATTGAAACTCCAGAAGGTGATTTTATCGGAATTCGTCAAAAAATGTTCTTATCGCACTCTTATGATCATAGAGTTGTTGACGGAGCTTTAGGAGGAAGTTTTGTGAAAAGAGTAGCAGAATATTTAGAAGCTTTTGATGTAGATAGAGATTTCTAA
- a CDS encoding glycosyltransferase family 2 protein gives MQLSVVILNYNVRYFLEQCLLSVQEAIASIDAEIIVVDNNSSDESVLMMKEKFPDVKLIENKENFGFPKGNNIGVRQAKGKYVCILNPDTVVAEDTFIKILAFAERQNNLGIIGCKLIDGIGAFLPESKRGIPTPWVSFTKIFGLYKIFPKTRLFNQYYAQHLNENETGKVDILVGACMLLERKLYEGLNGFDENCFMYADDIDLSYRALQIGKTNFYFHETTVLHYKGESTIKDEKYMMRFQEAMNFFYQKHFKKSQFFSIFIKIGAFLFSIAKMFQGKRKENPLPESYFLYSENENFAKKLASILENKVAFLDFKGEKMVNSCLILKGKKAEIILDNHYISFKKCIEIIETLKDKQVTFKIFPKNTGFIIGSNSRNDRGQIMKIE, from the coding sequence ATGCAATTATCGGTTGTTATTTTAAATTACAATGTGCGTTACTTTCTCGAACAATGCCTTTTAAGTGTTCAGGAAGCAATTGCGTCAATCGATGCAGAAATTATTGTAGTCGATAATAATTCATCAGACGAAAGTGTTTTGATGATGAAAGAAAAATTTCCCGACGTAAAACTGATTGAAAACAAAGAAAATTTTGGTTTCCCAAAAGGAAATAATATTGGTGTTCGTCAAGCGAAAGGAAAGTACGTTTGTATTTTAAATCCTGATACTGTCGTTGCAGAAGATACTTTCATAAAGATTTTGGCTTTCGCCGAAAGGCAAAACAATCTAGGAATTATTGGCTGTAAATTAATTGACGGAATAGGAGCATTTCTTCCAGAAAGCAAACGCGGTATTCCAACGCCTTGGGTGTCTTTCACAAAAATCTTCGGATTGTATAAGATCTTTCCTAAAACCAGACTTTTTAATCAATATTACGCGCAGCATTTAAACGAAAACGAAACAGGAAAAGTAGATATTCTCGTTGGTGCTTGTATGTTATTAGAAAGAAAACTGTATGAAGGTTTAAATGGTTTTGACGAAAACTGTTTTATGTATGCAGATGATATTGATTTGTCGTATAGGGCTTTACAAATAGGAAAAACGAATTTCTACTTTCATGAAACCACCGTTTTGCATTATAAAGGAGAAAGTACGATAAAAGACGAAAAGTACATGATGCGTTTTCAAGAAGCCATGAATTTCTTTTATCAGAAACATTTTAAGAAATCGCAGTTCTTTAGTATCTTTATTAAAATAGGTGCTTTTTTGTTTTCAATAGCTAAAATGTTTCAAGGAAAACGAAAAGAAAACCCATTGCCGGAAAGTTATTTTTTATACTCCGAAAATGAGAATTTCGCTAAAAAACTGGCTTCGATTTTGGAAAATAAAGTTGCTTTTTTAGATTTCAAAGGAGAAAAAATGGTAAATTCGTGCCTAATTTTAAAGGGTAAAAAGGCAGAGATCATTTTGGATAATCACTATATTTCATTCAAAAAATGTATCGAAATCATAGAAACTCTTAAAGATAAGCAGGTTACTTTTAAAATTTTTCCCAAAAATACGGGTTTTATTATTGGAAGTAATTCAAGGAATGACAGAGGGCAAATCATGAAAATTGAGTAA
- a CDS encoding DUF5009 domain-containing protein produces the protein MKIKENLFNQRIISIDALRGITIFVMIFVNELASIQNVPQWMKHMPADADAMTFVDLVFPAFLFIVGMSVPFAFNARLIKGDSPKTIWTHTLKRAIALIVIGVFMVNAEYGYDVAKMIITPAFWGLLAYSMPIPIWNKYPKDFPAWLKNVLQYGGILVLIALYFIYVQDTGDRGMTPKWWGILGLIGWAYLFTVIYYWLVSGNLWAMIGLLVFSVIMNSLNLTENSFVHSTSWLSFIAGHLTHVSLTSAGIIVSLLFFDQKISSKINWAVIGFIVLFTVTAILLRPYFGISKIKGTPSWTMFSAAICTVLFYFLYWLMEVKKQTRWSEFFMPAAANPLLIYILPGVIYYFCKAFNFHIIPGYFREGVPGILWSLVFSIIMLFVMKILNRYKIQLHL, from the coding sequence ATGAAAATAAAAGAGAATCTGTTTAATCAGCGTATTATTTCTATTGATGCTTTGCGTGGAATTACCATTTTTGTAATGATTTTTGTAAACGAACTTGCAAGTATTCAAAACGTACCACAATGGATGAAACACATGCCCGCAGATGCCGATGCGATGACTTTTGTAGATTTAGTTTTTCCTGCTTTTTTATTTATTGTCGGAATGTCTGTTCCGTTTGCTTTTAATGCTAGACTTATAAAAGGCGACAGCCCGAAAACCATCTGGACTCATACTTTAAAAAGAGCGATTGCACTTATTGTGATTGGTGTTTTTATGGTCAATGCCGAATATGGATATGATGTAGCAAAAATGATTATCACGCCAGCATTTTGGGGACTTTTGGCGTATAGTATGCCTATTCCGATTTGGAATAAATACCCGAAAGATTTTCCTGCTTGGTTAAAAAATGTGCTTCAATATGGAGGGATTTTAGTTCTCATCGCACTTTATTTCATTTATGTGCAAGATACTGGAGATCGCGGAATGACGCCAAAGTGGTGGGGAATTCTAGGATTAATAGGTTGGGCATATCTTTTTACAGTAATTTATTATTGGCTGGTTTCAGGAAACTTATGGGCAATGATTGGACTTTTAGTTTTTTCTGTAATTATGAATTCCCTTAATTTAACAGAAAACTCTTTTGTTCACAGCACTTCTTGGTTAAGCTTTATAGCAGGACATCTTACACATGTTTCTTTGACTTCTGCTGGAATTATAGTTTCGTTATTATTTTTTGATCAAAAAATTAGCTCCAAAATCAATTGGGCAGTAATTGGTTTTATTGTTTTATTTACAGTAACAGCAATCTTGCTTCGCCCGTATTTTGGAATATCGAAAATCAAAGGGACGCCTTCTTGGACAATGTTCTCGGCAGCAATTTGCACCGTCCTTTTCTATTTTCTGTATTGGCTGATGGAAGTTAAGAAACAGACGAGATGGAGCGAATTCTTTATGCCTGCAGCTGCAAACCCGTTATTGATTTATATTTTGCCAGGCGTAATTTATTACTTCTGTAAAGCTTTTAACTTTCATATAATACCAGGATATTTCAGAGAAGGCGTTCCAGGAATTTTATGGTCTCTGGTGTTTTCAATAATTATGCTTTTCGTAATGAAGATTTTGAATAGATATAAAATTCAGCTACATCTTTAG
- a CDS encoding tyrosine-protein phosphatase, which translates to MLSFLKSKPVLKELLDGNFVDIHSHILPGIDDGAKNMAKSIELVSSLKALGVSQIITSPHINHYVWNNSPEIIQSKLQDTQKALEESKIKIPLQAAAEYFIDSWFENHFKEEKLLTLKDNYVLVEISYLNAPLNIYKTIFEIQVAGYIPVLAHPERYVFYHNKFSEYEKLKNAGCLFQLNLLSTVEYYGSQIAKTTDALLAKGMYDFCGTDIHHKKHIAAFDDKIKTKNIAPLKEVIANNQFFKF; encoded by the coding sequence ATGTTATCATTCCTCAAATCAAAACCCGTATTAAAAGAACTGCTTGATGGCAATTTTGTCGATATTCATTCTCATATTTTACCGGGAATTGATGACGGGGCAAAAAACATGGCAAAATCAATTGAGTTGGTTTCGTCTTTGAAAGCGCTTGGAGTTTCCCAAATTATAACTTCTCCGCATATCAATCATTATGTTTGGAATAATTCGCCAGAGATTATTCAATCTAAACTTCAAGACACCCAAAAGGCATTAGAAGAAAGTAAAATCAAAATACCTCTTCAGGCTGCTGCCGAATATTTTATAGACAGCTGGTTCGAAAATCATTTTAAAGAAGAAAAACTGCTGACTTTAAAAGACAATTATGTTTTGGTAGAAATATCTTATTTAAATGCACCGCTAAATATTTACAAGACCATTTTTGAGATACAAGTCGCGGGTTATATTCCAGTTTTAGCACATCCGGAACGATATGTTTTTTATCACAACAAGTTTTCGGAATATGAAAAATTAAAAAATGCAGGCTGTCTTTTTCAATTAAATCTGCTTTCGACTGTAGAATATTATGGTTCGCAGATTGCTAAAACAACCGATGCTCTTTTAGCAAAAGGAATGTATGATTTTTGCGGAACCGATATTCATCATAAAAAACATATTGCAGCTTTTGACGATAAGATTAAAACCAAAAATATTGCTCCTTTAAAAGAAGTTATTGCTAATAATCAGTTTTTTAAATTCTAA